CGCCCCTCGGCGATCTTCTCGCCGAAATTGAGCACCACCACATTTTCGCAGATGCTGTCCACGAAATGCATGTCGTGCTCGACGATGAGCAACGTCAGCCCGCGCGCCGCGAGGGCGTTGAGATGATCGCGCAGCGCGTTGGTCTCGCTCGGATTGAGGCCGGCGGCCGGCTCGTCCAGCATCAGCACGTCGGCACCGGCGAGCGTCGCACGCACGAGATCGATGCGCTTGCGCACGCCATAGGGCAGCGCGCCCACGGTCTCGTCCGCATACTGGCCAAGGCCGCTTTCCTCCAGCGCTGCGCGGGCCTCGCGCTTCCAGCGATGGTTGGGAATGATCCGGTAGGGCGTGAGCAGCGCGGCGAGCGAGGAAGCCCGCACATGCTGGCCCACCAGCAGGTTCTCCAGCACCGAGAGGTGCGGCATCAGGCGGATGTTCTGGAACGAGCGCGCGACGCC
The Azorhizobium caulinodans ORS 571 genome window above contains:
- a CDS encoding ABC transporter ATP-binding protein — its product is MSTPALVLSGLEKSFAGVRAIRNLSFTVPKGRATALIGPNGAGKTTVFNLVSGVYGVDGGSIHVNGTDVTRLPSRRRIRAGVARSFQNIRLMPHLSVLENLLVGQHVRASSLAALLTPYRIIPNHRWKREARAALEESGLGQYADETVGALPYGVRKRIDLVRATLAGADVLMLDEPAAGLNPSETNALRDHLNALAARGLTLLIVEHDMHFVDSICENVVVLNFGEKIAEGRLSDVRKDPKVREAYIGTDEE